In Brockia lithotrophica, one DNA window encodes the following:
- a CDS encoding Undecaprenyl-diphosphatase codes for MNIWLTSVLLGLLEGLTEFLPVSSTAHLILAGHALGFVGPLADTFTIAIQLGAVLAVVKLYARRLGSLLAPPYVGSGRLDLGHLFLGVLPAFVLGAVFHDAIKSRLFSPRSVVVGLVLGSIFMLVAEGYGRRREGRDARGAEGKALDALTYREALWIGVFQSFALFPGFSRAGATIGGGVLVGLSRTAAAEFSFLLAVPVMLGATAFDLAKSFSVLADGGALVLALGFGTAFASAYAAVRLFVRFVERIGLLPFVVYRFLLAVILLPVVW; via the coding sequence GTGAACATATGGTTGACGAGCGTCCTCCTCGGACTCCTCGAAGGTCTCACCGAGTTTCTGCCCGTGTCTTCGACGGCGCACCTCATTCTCGCCGGGCACGCCCTGGGCTTCGTCGGCCCGCTTGCGGACACGTTTACGATCGCAATCCAGCTCGGCGCCGTACTCGCGGTCGTGAAGCTGTACGCCCGTCGCCTGGGTAGCCTCCTCGCTCCGCCCTACGTGGGTTCGGGACGGCTCGACCTCGGACATCTCTTCCTGGGGGTCCTCCCGGCCTTTGTCTTAGGTGCCGTCTTTCACGACGCGATCAAATCTCGCCTCTTTTCCCCCCGAAGCGTCGTCGTCGGCCTCGTCCTCGGCTCCATCTTCATGCTCGTGGCGGAAGGATACGGCCGCCGAAGGGAAGGGCGAGACGCGCGCGGTGCGGAGGGGAAGGCGCTCGACGCCCTCACGTACCGCGAGGCTCTGTGGATCGGCGTGTTCCAAAGCTTCGCCCTGTTTCCCGGGTTCTCGCGTGCCGGGGCGACGATCGGCGGGGGTGTGCTCGTGGGGCTGAGCCGTACGGCGGCGGCGGAGTTTTCTTTCCTCCTCGCCGTTCCGGTGATGCTCGGCGCGACGGCCTTCGACCTCGCGAAGAGCTTTTCCGTGCTCGCCGACGGCGGCGCCCTCGTTCTCGCTTTGGGCTTCGGGACCGCGTTCGCCTCGGCCTATGCTGCCGTGCGCCTCTTCGTCCGCTTCGTGGAACGGATCGGGCTTCTCCCCTTCGTCGTCTACCGCTTCCTCCTCGCCGTCATCCTCCTTCCCGTCGTCTGGTGA
- a CDS encoding Glycosyltransferase, whose amino-acid sequence MRLLLFTDTFPPDVNGVSMTLGRWTEWLRERGVALKVFAPDPPKGDEPRDFVERFLSAPLFLYPPIRLGIPNPLRAQRRVREFRPDLCHIATPGTMGLFGRYLCRRFRVPMVASYHTHLDRYLAYYRLEALQGAYESLNAWFHAPMERVYVPSRETWERLEAMGIRRLELFPRGVDARLFHPAEDPLAARRRLKERYGLDAPLLLLYVGRIAVEKDLDVLVDAFAYISPAVRKDLALLVVGDGPYRGEFERKAAQAGVPVRFAGFLRGADLREAYQGADVFVFPSSTETYGNVVQEAMAVGLPVLGVSAGGVAERVVHGETGWLVPPRDPEAFARGIERLALDEDLRRRLGRAGHAAVRPLTWDAVFSRLLASMQKVARRTSEEPDRSPPWSDAGSQGLPARRRVPQEVG is encoded by the coding sequence ATGCGCCTCCTCCTCTTCACGGATACCTTTCCTCCGGACGTCAACGGCGTCTCCATGACGCTCGGCCGTTGGACGGAATGGCTCCGCGAGCGCGGCGTGGCGCTCAAAGTCTTCGCGCCCGATCCCCCGAAAGGCGATGAGCCTCGCGATTTCGTCGAGCGTTTCTTGAGCGCGCCCCTCTTCCTCTACCCGCCGATCCGCCTGGGAATTCCCAACCCCTTGCGCGCGCAGCGTCGCGTTCGCGAATTCCGCCCCGATTTGTGCCACATCGCCACGCCGGGGACGATGGGCCTCTTCGGCCGCTACTTGTGCCGGCGCTTTCGCGTTCCCATGGTGGCGTCCTACCACACGCACCTCGACCGCTACCTCGCCTACTACCGCCTGGAAGCCCTGCAGGGGGCGTACGAATCGCTGAACGCCTGGTTCCACGCGCCCATGGAGCGGGTGTACGTCCCGAGCCGCGAGACGTGGGAGCGCTTGGAAGCGATGGGGATCCGCCGCCTCGAGCTCTTTCCCCGGGGGGTGGACGCGCGCCTCTTCCACCCGGCCGAAGACCCTCTGGCCGCCCGCAGACGTCTAAAGGAGCGCTACGGCCTCGACGCCCCGCTCCTCCTCCTCTACGTGGGTCGAATCGCCGTGGAAAAAGACCTCGACGTCCTCGTGGACGCCTTTGCTTACATCTCTCCCGCGGTTCGAAAGGACCTGGCCCTCCTCGTGGTCGGCGACGGCCCGTACCGCGGCGAGTTCGAGCGGAAGGCCGCACAGGCGGGGGTTCCCGTGCGCTTTGCCGGGTTCCTCCGCGGGGCGGACCTGCGCGAAGCGTACCAGGGTGCGGACGTCTTCGTCTTCCCTTCGAGCACAGAGACGTACGGGAACGTGGTCCAAGAGGCGATGGCCGTAGGGCTCCCCGTCCTCGGCGTTTCCGCCGGGGGCGTCGCCGAGCGCGTCGTCCACGGGGAGACGGGATGGCTCGTGCCGCCCCGCGACCCGGAAGCCTTTGCCCGGGGAATCGAGCGCCTCGCCCTGGACGAGGACTTGCGCCGGCGTCTCGGGCGTGCGGGGCACGCGGCGGTCCGGCCGCTCACGTGGGATGCGGTATTTTCCCGCCTGCTCGCGTCGATGCAGAAGGTGGCGCGTCGCACCTCCGAAGAGCCGGACCGCAGTCCGCCGTGGTCGGATGCAGGGAGCCAAGGTCTCCCTGCGCGGAGGCGCGTCCCCCAGGAAGTGGGGTGA
- a CDS encoding Thiamin-phosphate pyrophosphorylase has product MKGEDLRAALRVYFLFGTPDTPWPPEALLEAAVRGGVTAYQFREKGPGALQGERRLRLARSLRDSARRLGILFFVDDDVDLALAVEADGVHVGEEDLSVAEVRRRVGDRLLVGASCASVACALRARDAGADYLGVGPVFPTPIKAEKRPVGLEIFGEMRRAGIDLPLVAIGGIDAHNAHLPARAGADGVAFIRAVARARDPEEAARAIAEAMRRGRAEFTQG; this is encoded by the coding sequence ATGAAGGGAGAGGACCTTCGCGCTGCCCTTCGCGTGTACTTCCTCTTCGGCACGCCGGATACCCCTTGGCCGCCGGAAGCGCTCCTCGAGGCGGCCGTGCGCGGCGGCGTGACGGCGTACCAGTTTCGCGAAAAGGGACCCGGGGCCTTGCAAGGCGAAAGGCGCCTCCGGCTCGCCCGGAGTTTGCGGGACTCCGCCCGTCGCCTCGGGATTCTCTTTTTTGTCGACGACGACGTGGACCTCGCCCTCGCCGTCGAGGCGGACGGGGTACACGTCGGCGAAGAAGACCTCTCCGTCGCCGAGGTGCGGCGGCGGGTCGGAGACCGCCTCCTCGTAGGGGCATCGTGTGCGAGCGTGGCCTGCGCCCTCCGCGCCCGCGACGCCGGTGCAGACTACCTCGGTGTGGGTCCCGTGTTCCCCACGCCGATCAAGGCGGAAAAGCGCCCCGTAGGTTTGGAAATCTTCGGCGAAATGCGGCGGGCGGGAATCGACCTCCCCCTCGTGGCCATCGGGGGGATCGATGCGCACAACGCCCACCTTCCTGCCCGGGCGGGGGCGGACGGCGTCGCCTTCATCCGCGCGGTCGCCCGCGCCCGCGATCCCGAGGAGGCCGCCCGGGCGATCGCCGAGGCCATGCGTCGCGGGCGCGCGGAGTTTACGCAAGGTTAA
- a CDS encoding Hydroxymethylpyrimidine phosphate kinase ThiD: MQGGVPVPRALTIAGSDSGGGAGIQADLKTFHALEVFGMSAVTAVTAQNTREVRGIYPLEPEAVAAQIDAVVEDIGVDAAKTGMLFSREIVEVVADRVRAHGILKLVVDPVMRAKSGASLLAPEAEKALREHLFPFALLVTPNLPEVEALLGEAPRTRAEKKKAACRLLAYGPKAVLVKGGHAPVDEEGNPVSPDARGRKFVEDVLATAEGIVVFRKDYWLTPHTHGTGCTFSAAVTAALAQGAELVEAVALGEAFIDAAIRHAFPLGKGHGPTNHWAYASLRFDGADLAVERWEEACER; encoded by the coding sequence ATGCAGGGCGGAGTACCCGTACCCCGGGCGCTCACGATCGCCGGTTCGGACTCCGGCGGCGGGGCGGGCATTCAGGCGGACCTCAAGACCTTCCATGCGCTCGAGGTCTTCGGGATGAGCGCGGTCACGGCGGTTACGGCGCAAAACACGCGCGAGGTGCGCGGGATCTATCCGCTCGAACCGGAGGCGGTGGCGGCGCAGATCGACGCCGTGGTCGAGGACATCGGGGTCGACGCGGCGAAGACGGGGATGCTCTTTTCCCGGGAGATCGTCGAGGTCGTCGCGGACCGCGTGCGCGCCCACGGGATCCTCAAGCTCGTCGTCGACCCCGTGATGCGCGCGAAGAGCGGGGCATCCCTTCTTGCGCCGGAGGCGGAGAAGGCCTTGCGCGAGCACCTCTTCCCCTTCGCCTTGCTCGTGACGCCCAACTTGCCGGAAGTCGAGGCTCTCCTCGGAGAGGCGCCGCGGACGCGGGCGGAAAAGAAGAAGGCGGCCTGCCGCCTCCTCGCGTACGGCCCGAAAGCCGTGCTCGTGAAGGGCGGGCATGCCCCCGTCGACGAGGAAGGGAATCCCGTCTCCCCCGATGCTCGCGGGCGCAAGTTCGTGGAGGACGTCCTCGCCACGGCGGAAGGAATCGTGGTTTTTCGCAAGGATTACTGGCTTACCCCGCACACGCACGGGACGGGGTGCACCTTCTCGGCGGCGGTCACCGCCGCCCTCGCCCAGGGGGCGGAACTCGTCGAGGCCGTCGCCCTCGGGGAAGCGTTCATCGATGCCGCGATTCGCCACGCCTTCCCCCTAGGAAAAGGGCACGGACCTACGAACCACTGGGCGTATGCGAGCCTTCGTTTCGACGGCGCGGATCTCGCCGTCGAGCGTTGGGAGGAGGCGTGCGAGCGATGA
- a CDS encoding Hydroxyethylthiazole kinase translates to MEEACAKGLEGHALRATASSLLAAVRARRPLVHAMTNDVVKERTADGLLALGASPIMAEAPEEVEEVAAKADALLLNLGTLSSELVAAMLRAGRAARAARRPIVLDPVGAGFTELRNRTAAELVRELRPDVVRGNAAEIAFLAGTSLPQKGVDAGEAPREVVAQAARTLARETGGVVLATGAWDVLADAAGRTAYVGGGDVLLTRFTGSGCLLGAVVAAFAAVSEDAFVAALAAALTAKVAGELARVRLGAGERPATFAAYILDALAEVGEGELLRYGKVVLPAAEA, encoded by the coding sequence ATGGAAGAAGCCTGTGCAAAGGGACTTGAGGGTCACGCCTTGCGTGCGACCGCCTCTTCTCTCCTCGCCGCCGTGCGCGCACGCCGTCCGCTCGTCCACGCGATGACGAACGACGTGGTCAAGGAGCGGACGGCGGACGGGCTCCTCGCCCTCGGGGCGTCGCCCATCATGGCCGAGGCGCCCGAAGAAGTGGAGGAGGTGGCCGCAAAGGCCGACGCCCTCCTCCTGAACCTCGGCACCCTCTCTTCCGAACTCGTGGCCGCCATGCTCCGCGCAGGACGCGCCGCCCGCGCCGCCCGGCGGCCTATCGTCCTCGACCCCGTGGGCGCGGGGTTTACGGAGCTCCGCAACCGGACGGCGGCCGAACTCGTGCGCGAACTCCGCCCGGACGTCGTCCGGGGAAATGCTGCGGAAATCGCCTTCCTCGCGGGAACCTCCCTCCCGCAAAAGGGAGTGGACGCCGGCGAGGCACCTCGCGAGGTCGTCGCTCAAGCGGCCCGCACCCTCGCCCGCGAGACGGGGGGCGTCGTCCTGGCCACCGGAGCGTGGGACGTCCTCGCCGACGCCGCCGGCCGCACCGCCTACGTCGGCGGCGGCGACGTCCTCCTCACGCGCTTTACGGGGAGCGGATGTCTCCTCGGGGCCGTGGTCGCCGCCTTCGCCGCGGTAAGCGAGGACGCTTTTGTCGCCGCGCTGGCGGCGGCGCTCACGGCGAAAGTCGCCGGGGAGTTGGCCCGCGTCCGTCTCGGCGCGGGAGAGCGGCCGGCGACTTTTGCGGCGTACATCCTGGACGCCTTGGCGGAGGTGGGGGAAGGCGAGCTCCTTCGCTACGGAAAGGTGGTCCTTCCCGCCGCCGAGGCGTGA
- a CDS encoding Menaquinone via futalosine step 4, possible alternative, with protein sequence MEILLRLFPRGRERFPVRQSRTSGGDRVAGGAKEGDTVALYGDGACSGNPGPGGYGAVLVFPDGRVEEVSGFSPSTTNNRMELMAVIEGLRRLRGKAGEDLRSGRLRVRLFLDSAYVADALRNGWPWTWRSQGYRTKSGSPAKNADLWEELLALLEGIPWEVAHVPGHAGVWGNERADALAREAIRRGLGREAASHGVSPHDRAADEPGRENPEPLLQGRSPQSAENGEGRPVPSASFAVIGGSSTFSLRFPAALNRPEVRVLEEGLVFATPFGESPPFTLFEIQGKRVLTVRMHGWRPPHVSRADASRQVFWVFREAGVRRIFAEGGVGSLSRLLELRDFVIPDDYIDMTMRKDVSLGLPYLLIMREPICPVGAEILARAAEARVRGTGRRVFRRGVYVATDGRHFESRSEVQAFRQMGGDVVGQSLVPEVYLAREIGACYAGIHLVTNYAEGVIRDWEHDELKDIFYGEAELVGHILLDALVAAPPGGEGCRCPTYRKPTLLRDGPPAASSKAPSS encoded by the coding sequence GTGGAGATCCTCCTTCGTCTTTTTCCTCGGGGACGCGAACGGTTTCCCGTGCGGCAAAGTCGGACAAGCGGAGGTGATCGCGTGGCGGGAGGAGCAAAGGAAGGAGACACCGTTGCCCTCTACGGGGACGGCGCGTGTTCGGGAAATCCGGGTCCCGGCGGGTACGGCGCGGTCCTCGTCTTTCCCGACGGCCGTGTGGAGGAAGTTTCCGGGTTTTCGCCTTCGACGACGAACAACCGCATGGAGCTCATGGCCGTCATCGAAGGCCTCCGCCGCCTTCGCGGGAAGGCGGGGGAGGATCTGCGCTCGGGGCGTCTTCGCGTCCGCCTTTTCTTGGACAGCGCCTACGTGGCGGACGCCCTTCGCAACGGCTGGCCCTGGACGTGGCGTTCCCAGGGTTACCGCACGAAGTCGGGTTCGCCGGCCAAAAACGCCGACCTTTGGGAAGAGTTGCTCGCCCTGCTCGAGGGAATCCCCTGGGAGGTCGCCCACGTGCCCGGACACGCCGGCGTTTGGGGGAACGAGCGCGCCGATGCGCTGGCCCGGGAGGCGATCCGCCGCGGTCTTGGGCGGGAGGCGGCTTCGCACGGGGTTTCCCCGCACGATCGCGCTGCGGACGAGCCCGGGCGGGAGAACCCCGAACCGCTTTTGCAGGGAAGGTCTCCCCAAAGCGCAGAGAATGGCGAGGGGCGGCCCGTGCCTTCGGCCTCCTTTGCCGTCATCGGCGGTTCGAGCACGTTTTCCCTCCGCTTTCCCGCGGCGCTGAACCGGCCGGAAGTCCGGGTGCTCGAGGAGGGACTCGTCTTCGCCACTCCCTTTGGCGAAAGCCCCCCGTTCACCCTCTTCGAGATACAAGGAAAGCGGGTGCTCACCGTGCGCATGCACGGATGGCGACCGCCCCACGTGAGTCGTGCCGACGCCTCGCGCCAGGTCTTCTGGGTTTTCCGCGAGGCGGGGGTGCGGCGGATCTTCGCCGAGGGGGGCGTCGGGAGTTTGAGCCGCCTTCTCGAACTCCGCGACTTCGTGATCCCCGACGACTACATCGACATGACGATGCGCAAGGACGTTTCCTTGGGGCTTCCGTACCTCCTCATCATGCGCGAACCCATCTGCCCCGTAGGCGCGGAGATCCTCGCCCGCGCCGCGGAGGCTCGGGTGCGCGGCACGGGGCGCCGAGTGTTTCGCCGCGGCGTCTACGTGGCCACAGACGGACGGCACTTCGAAAGCCGGAGCGAGGTGCAGGCGTTTCGCCAGATGGGCGGCGACGTCGTCGGCCAAAGCCTCGTGCCCGAGGTGTACCTCGCACGGGAGATCGGCGCCTGCTACGCGGGGATCCACCTCGTGACGAACTACGCGGAAGGCGTGATTCGAGACTGGGAGCACGACGAGCTCAAGGACATCTTCTACGGCGAGGCGGAGCTCGTGGGCCACATCCTCCTCGACGCCCTGGTGGCCGCTCCTCCGGGAGGGGAAGGGTGCCGTTGCCCGACGTACCGCAAACCGACCCTCCTTCGAGATGGGCCGCCTGCGGCATCTTCCAAGGCCCCATCTTCCTGA
- a CDS encoding Cytosol aminopeptidase PepA, with protein MHIELGTWEGNDPLVVKGDALVALHFGEAFSPAIRRIDEALGGALADAWTRKLAYRRRGEDVVLTVSTLGRIPVRHVMLVGTPEAPERSRLRTLFARGVREAQAVGARDLVFWVEALYEAGFPPDRVAEWLATSAYLSQYRFDEFRSEDVPRPAVESVRIAPGSAGAEEGLRRGRILGEAVNFARDLVQTPPNVLTPEAFCARAVEAAKEVGLRYAVLKREDMESLGMGALLAVARGSANEPRLVVLEYTGEPEWKAPLTFVGKGITFDTGGISLKPAQGMESMVRDMAGAATALAAILAAARLGVRRNLMAVLPMVENMPDGKAYRPGDVIRTMSGKTVEVISTDAEGRLVLADAITYARGRGAGEIVDVATLTGAVLVALGTETTGVMANDEELYARFAEAAAEEDERIWRLPAFDVYLERIRGRIADLKNSGGRNAGTITAGMFLKQFADPLPWLHLDIAGTAWDDEGSPLVPKGPTGVMVRTLVRLAFREAREV; from the coding sequence ATGCACATCGAGCTCGGGACCTGGGAAGGGAACGACCCCCTGGTCGTCAAGGGGGACGCGCTTGTCGCCCTGCACTTCGGGGAAGCGTTTTCGCCCGCCATACGCCGCATCGACGAAGCCTTAGGCGGCGCGCTGGCAGATGCATGGACGCGCAAGCTCGCCTATCGCCGCCGCGGCGAGGACGTCGTCCTCACCGTATCGACCCTCGGACGAATTCCCGTCCGGCACGTGATGCTCGTCGGGACGCCGGAAGCTCCCGAGCGGAGTCGCCTGCGCACCCTCTTCGCCCGCGGGGTACGCGAGGCGCAGGCCGTGGGTGCCCGCGACCTCGTATTCTGGGTGGAAGCCCTCTACGAGGCGGGATTTCCTCCCGATCGCGTCGCGGAGTGGCTGGCGACGTCCGCATACCTTTCCCAGTACCGTTTTGACGAGTTCCGCAGTGAGGACGTTCCGCGCCCCGCCGTGGAATCCGTGCGCATCGCGCCCGGTTCCGCGGGCGCGGAGGAAGGGCTTCGGCGCGGACGGATCTTGGGCGAGGCGGTGAACTTCGCCCGCGACCTCGTCCAGACGCCGCCAAACGTCCTCACGCCGGAGGCGTTTTGCGCGCGGGCCGTGGAGGCGGCCAAGGAAGTCGGCCTCCGCTACGCCGTCCTCAAGCGCGAAGACATGGAATCCCTGGGCATGGGGGCACTCCTCGCCGTCGCCAGGGGTAGCGCCAACGAGCCGCGCCTCGTCGTCCTCGAGTACACGGGGGAACCGGAATGGAAGGCCCCCCTCACGTTTGTGGGGAAGGGAATCACCTTCGACACGGGGGGCATTTCCCTGAAGCCCGCCCAGGGAATGGAGTCCATGGTGAGGGACATGGCGGGGGCGGCCACGGCCCTTGCGGCGATCCTCGCCGCAGCGCGCTTGGGTGTTCGCCGCAACCTCATGGCCGTCCTCCCCATGGTGGAAAACATGCCCGACGGCAAGGCCTACCGCCCCGGAGACGTCATCCGGACGATGTCCGGTAAGACCGTGGAGGTGATCAGCACGGACGCCGAGGGGAGGTTGGTCCTCGCCGACGCGATCACGTACGCGCGGGGGCGCGGCGCGGGGGAGATCGTCGACGTCGCTACGCTCACGGGCGCCGTGCTCGTCGCTCTGGGCACGGAGACGACGGGGGTCATGGCCAACGACGAGGAGTTGTACGCCCGCTTTGCCGAGGCGGCGGCCGAAGAAGATGAGCGGATCTGGCGCCTTCCCGCCTTCGACGTCTACCTCGAGCGGATCCGCGGGCGGATCGCCGACCTCAAGAATTCCGGCGGCCGAAATGCCGGTACGATCACCGCGGGAATGTTCCTCAAGCAATTTGCCGATCCTCTACCCTGGCTGCACCTGGACATCGCCGGCACGGCCTGGGACGACGAAGGTTCGCCCCTCGTCCCCAAAGGGCCGACGGGAGTCATGGTCCGGACTCTCGTGCGCCTGGCTTTTCGCGAGGCCCGGGAGGTTTAA
- a CDS encoding Branched-chain amino acid transport ATP-binding protein LivF, giving the protein MMLKIENVHVYYGRIHALKGISLAVEAGEIVTLIGANGAGKTTLLRAISGLVPVREGSITFEGRPLTRLKAEEIVRLGISHVPEGRRIFANMTVRENLALGAYLRRDPKEVAESLERVFALFPRLKERLQQKAGTLSGGEQQMLAIARALMARPRLLLLDEPSLGLAPLLVRQIFATLKEINEQGTTLLLVEQNAHMALSVAHRGYVLETGRIVLADTADRLRASEEVRAAYLGG; this is encoded by the coding sequence GTGATGCTCAAGATCGAAAACGTCCACGTCTACTACGGGCGTATCCACGCCTTGAAGGGGATTTCCCTCGCGGTTGAGGCCGGGGAGATCGTCACCCTCATCGGGGCAAACGGAGCGGGCAAGACGACCCTGCTCCGGGCGATTTCCGGCCTCGTGCCGGTGCGCGAGGGGAGCATCACCTTTGAAGGGCGTCCGCTCACGCGCCTCAAGGCCGAAGAGATCGTGCGCCTGGGGATTTCCCACGTTCCCGAAGGTCGCAGGATTTTTGCCAACATGACCGTGCGCGAAAACCTCGCCCTAGGCGCCTACCTGCGCCGCGATCCGAAGGAGGTTGCGGAAAGCCTCGAGCGCGTCTTCGCCCTCTTTCCGCGCCTCAAGGAGCGCCTGCAGCAAAAGGCGGGGACCCTTTCCGGGGGCGAGCAGCAGATGCTCGCCATCGCGCGCGCGCTCATGGCGCGTCCCCGGCTGCTTCTCTTGGACGAACCCTCTCTGGGCCTCGCCCCTCTGCTCGTACGGCAGATTTTTGCTACACTAAAAGAAATCAACGAACAGGGCACCACCCTCCTCCTCGTCGAGCAAAATGCGCACATGGCCCTTTCCGTCGCCCACCGCGGCTACGTGCTCGAGACGGGGCGCATCGTGCTCGCGGACACCGCCGATCGGCTGCGGGCGAGCGAGGAGGTGCGGGCGGCGTACCTGGGTGGTTGA
- a CDS encoding Branched-chain amino acid transport ATP-binding protein LivG encodes MKEQALAASSAGEREILRLKGVGIRFGGLKAVDNLDLYLKQGELVGLIGPNGAGKTTVFNLLTGVYAPTEGEILFEGQRINGLPPHVLARRGIARTFQNIRLFGNLSVFDNVRIAAAVHSRYRTWEAMLRLPRFYREEAEMSRVSEELLELMGLSAYRDEKARNLPYGLQRRLEIARALALRPKLLLLDEPAAGMNPQESQDLMRLIREIRERFSLTVLLIEHDMSVVMGISERIYVLDHGVLIAEGRPEEIRKNRRVIEAYLGEEVS; translated from the coding sequence GTGAAGGAGCAAGCGCTCGCGGCTTCCTCCGCGGGAGAACGGGAAATCCTCCGCCTCAAGGGTGTGGGGATCCGCTTTGGCGGGCTTAAGGCCGTGGACAACCTCGACCTCTACCTGAAACAGGGAGAGCTCGTGGGGCTCATCGGGCCCAACGGCGCAGGCAAGACGACGGTCTTCAACCTCCTCACCGGGGTCTACGCCCCTACGGAGGGGGAGATCCTCTTTGAGGGCCAGCGGATCAACGGGCTTCCCCCGCACGTCCTCGCGCGGCGCGGGATTGCCCGCACCTTTCAGAACATCCGTCTCTTCGGCAACCTCTCCGTTTTTGACAACGTGCGCATCGCCGCGGCGGTGCACTCCCGCTACCGCACGTGGGAGGCGATGCTCCGTTTGCCCCGGTTCTACCGCGAGGAAGCGGAGATGTCCCGCGTTTCCGAAGAGCTTTTGGAACTCATGGGCCTTTCCGCCTACCGGGACGAAAAGGCGCGCAATCTCCCCTACGGCCTGCAGAGGCGCCTCGAAATCGCCCGCGCCCTCGCCCTCCGGCCCAAGCTCCTCCTCTTGGACGAACCGGCGGCGGGGATGAATCCCCAGGAAAGTCAGGACCTCATGCGGCTCATCCGCGAGATTCGCGAGCGCTTTTCGCTCACGGTCCTCCTCATCGAGCACGACATGAGCGTCGTGATGGGGATCTCGGAGCGCATCTACGTCCTCGACCACGGGGTGCTCATCGCCGAAGGGCGCCCCGAGGAAATCCGGAAGAACCGGCGCGTCATCGAAGCTTACCTCGGGGAAGAGGTGTCGTGA
- a CDS encoding Branched-chain amino acid transport system permease protein LivM produces MERLFETRPWIRVGGVLLALLVGYGVVELALRSGWIGRYGENVLMAIGINVLLAVSLHVILGLAGQFSIGQAGFLAVGAYTSAVVTTRLDMPFELALLAAVVVSVLMGLLVGLPTLRLRGDYLAIATLGFAEIVRISLLNIDYVGGAAGMQLPHLTTWTHLFLSLVLVFTLVLTFTHSAYGRATLAVREDEIAAEAVGISPTFVKVFAFALGAGIAGLAGGLYAHTFYVIQPVDFGFLKSFEILVFVVLGGIGSLSGATLAAVLLTILSTYLQQFPEIRMILYSVALILIMLFRPQGLLGDREFGDLLSVFRPKKEAGVR; encoded by the coding sequence ATGGAACGTTTGTTCGAGACGCGACCTTGGATTCGCGTCGGCGGCGTGCTCCTCGCACTCCTCGTTGGGTACGGCGTCGTAGAGCTCGCCCTGAGGAGCGGTTGGATTGGGCGCTACGGGGAAAACGTGCTCATGGCCATCGGGATCAACGTCCTTCTCGCCGTGAGCCTACACGTCATTCTCGGCCTCGCGGGGCAGTTTTCCATCGGTCAGGCGGGTTTCCTCGCCGTAGGTGCTTACACCTCCGCCGTCGTCACCACCCGCCTGGACATGCCCTTTGAGCTCGCGCTCCTCGCCGCCGTAGTCGTTTCCGTGCTCATGGGGCTCCTCGTGGGGCTTCCCACGCTTCGCCTGCGGGGGGACTACCTCGCGATTGCCACCCTCGGATTCGCCGAGATCGTGCGAATTTCGCTCCTCAACATCGACTACGTCGGAGGCGCGGCGGGCATGCAGCTTCCGCACCTCACGACGTGGACGCACCTCTTCCTTTCCCTCGTCCTCGTCTTCACCCTCGTCCTCACCTTTACGCACTCCGCGTACGGGCGTGCGACGCTTGCCGTGCGCGAGGACGAAATCGCCGCCGAGGCCGTGGGGATCTCTCCGACTTTTGTCAAGGTGTTTGCCTTCGCCTTAGGCGCGGGGATCGCCGGCCTCGCGGGAGGTCTGTACGCCCATACGTTTTACGTGATTCAACCCGTGGACTTCGGCTTTCTCAAGTCGTTCGAAATCCTCGTGTTCGTCGTTCTCGGCGGGATTGGCAGCCTCTCGGGGGCGACTTTAGCGGCGGTCCTTCTCACGATCCTGTCGACCTACCTCCAGCAGTTTCCCGAGATCCGCATGATCCTCTACAGCGTGGCCCTCATCCTCATCATGCTCTTTCGGCCGCAAGGTCTCCTCGGGGACCGCGAGTTCGGAGATCTTTTGTCCGTCTTTCGTCCGAAGAAGGAGGCGGGTGTTCGGTGA